A single Rattus norvegicus strain BN/NHsdMcwi chromosome 5, GRCr8, whole genome shotgun sequence DNA region contains:
- the Nppb gene encoding natriuretic peptides B isoform X1, with the protein MDLQKVLPQMILLLLFLNLSPLGGHSHPLGSPSQSPEQSTMQLLELIREKSEEMAQRQLSKDQGPTKELLKRVLRSQDSAFRIQERLRNSKMAHSSSCFGQKIDRIGAVSRLGCDGLRLF; encoded by the exons ATGGATCTCCAGAAGGTGCTGCCCCAGATGATTCTGCTCCTGCTTTTCCTTAATCTGTCGCCGCTGGGAGGTCACTCCCATCCCCTGGGAAGTCCTAGCCAGTCTCCAGAACAATCCACGATGCAG CTGCTGGAGCTGATAAGAGAAAAGTCAGAGGAAATGGCTCAGAGACAGCTCTCAAAGGACCAAGGCCCTACAAAAGAACTTCTAAAAAGAGTCCTTAGGTCTCAAGACAGCGCCTTCCGGATCCAGGAGAGACTTCGAAATTCCAAGATGGCACATAGTTCAAGCTGCTTTGGGCAGAAGATAGACCGGATTGGCGCAGTCAGTCGTTTGGGCTGTGACG GGCTGAGGTTGTTTTAG
- the Nppb gene encoding natriuretic peptides B precursor has protein sequence MDLQKVLPQMILLLLFLNLSPLGGHSHPLGSPSQSPEQSTMQKLLELIREKSEEMAQRQLSKDQGPTKELLKRVLRSQDSAFRIQERLRNSKMAHSSSCFGQKIDRIGAVSRLGCDGLRLF, from the exons ATGGATCTCCAGAAGGTGCTGCCCCAGATGATTCTGCTCCTGCTTTTCCTTAATCTGTCGCCGCTGGGAGGTCACTCCCATCCCCTGGGAAGTCCTAGCCAGTCTCCAGAACAATCCACGATGCAG AAGCTGCTGGAGCTGATAAGAGAAAAGTCAGAGGAAATGGCTCAGAGACAGCTCTCAAAGGACCAAGGCCCTACAAAAGAACTTCTAAAAAGAGTCCTTAGGTCTCAAGACAGCGCCTTCCGGATCCAGGAGAGACTTCGAAATTCCAAGATGGCACATAGTTCAAGCTGCTTTGGGCAGAAGATAGACCGGATTGGCGCAGTCAGTCGTTTGGGCTGTGACG GGCTGAGGTTGTTTTAG
- the Nppa gene encoding natriuretic peptides A precursor — protein sequence MGSFSITKGFFLFLAFWLPGHIGANPVYSAVSNTDLMDFKNLLDHLEEKMPVEDEVMPPQALSEQTDEAGAALSSLSEVPPWTGEVNPSQRDGGALGRGPWDPSDRSALLKSKLRALLAGPRSLRRSSCFGGRIDRIGAQSGLGCNSFRYRR from the exons ATGGGCTCCTTCTCCAtcaccaagggcttcttcctcttcctggccTTTTGGCTCCCAGGCCATATTGGAGCAAATCCCGTATACAGTGCGGTGTCCAACACAGATCTGATGGATTTCAAG AACCTGCTAGACCACCTGGAGGAGAAGATGCCGGTAGAAGATGAGGTCATGCCTCCGCAGGCCCTGAGCGAGCAGACCGATGAAGCGGGGGCGGCACTTAGCTCCCTCTCTGAGGTGCCTCCCTGGACTGGGGAAGTCAACCCGTCTCAGAGAGATGGAGGTGCTCTCGGGCGCGGCCCCTGGGACCCCTCCGATAGATCTGCCCTCTTGAAAAGCAAACTGAGGGCTCTGCTCGCTGGCCCTCGGAGCCTGCGAAGGTCAAGCTGCTTCGGGGGTAGGATTGACAGGATTGGAGCCCAGAGCGGACTAGGCTGCAACAGCTTCCGG tACCGAAGATAA